One part of the Microbacterium aurugineum genome encodes these proteins:
- a CDS encoding glucose-1-phosphate adenylyltransferase, which produces MSAPKKVFGIILAGGEGKRLMPLTADRAKPAVPFGGQYRLIDFAISNLINSGLRQIVVLTQYKSHSLDRHISQTWRMSALLDSYVTSVPAQQRLGKRWFSGSADAILQSMNLINDEKPDIVVVIGADHVYRMDFRQMLEAHVASGAKATVAGIRQPLALASQFGVIDADAESGRIKQFLEKPTDIAGLEDSPHEVLASMGNYIFDADALIAAVEADGESPTSGHDMGGDIVPYFVDRGEAGYYDMKQNEVPGSSPRDRSYWRDVGTIDSFFDAHRDLISTLPVFNLYNMEWPIHSQAVNSPPAKFVRDSVGRIGNAIDSIVSLGSVLSGTHLERSVVGPWTLAGGGSTITDSVVFDHVQVGQGARVHRAILDKNVVLADGATVGVDRERDLARGFTVTESGITVVGKGVFIER; this is translated from the coding sequence ATGTCCGCTCCAAAGAAGGTTTTCGGGATCATCCTCGCCGGCGGCGAGGGCAAGCGACTCATGCCTCTCACCGCGGATCGCGCGAAACCGGCGGTGCCGTTCGGCGGACAGTACAGACTCATCGATTTCGCGATCTCGAACCTCATCAATTCCGGTCTGCGACAGATCGTCGTGCTGACGCAGTACAAGTCCCACAGCCTCGATCGCCACATCTCTCAGACCTGGCGCATGTCGGCCCTCCTCGACTCCTACGTCACCTCGGTCCCCGCGCAGCAGCGCCTCGGCAAGCGCTGGTTCTCCGGCTCCGCCGACGCGATCCTGCAGAGCATGAACCTGATCAACGACGAGAAGCCCGACATCGTCGTGGTCATCGGCGCCGACCACGTGTACAGGATGGACTTCCGGCAGATGCTCGAGGCCCATGTCGCGTCCGGGGCGAAGGCGACTGTCGCGGGTATCCGCCAGCCGCTCGCCCTCGCCTCGCAGTTCGGCGTGATCGATGCGGACGCGGAGTCGGGAAGGATCAAGCAGTTCCTCGAGAAGCCGACCGACATCGCCGGTCTCGAGGACTCGCCGCACGAGGTGCTCGCCTCGATGGGCAACTACATCTTCGATGCCGATGCCCTCATCGCGGCCGTCGAGGCCGACGGTGAATCACCCACCTCGGGCCACGACATGGGCGGCGACATCGTCCCCTACTTCGTCGACCGGGGCGAGGCCGGGTACTACGACATGAAGCAGAACGAGGTTCCCGGTTCCTCCCCGCGTGACCGCTCGTACTGGCGCGATGTCGGAACCATCGACTCCTTCTTCGACGCGCACCGTGACCTGATCTCGACGCTGCCCGTGTTCAACCTCTACAACATGGAGTGGCCCATCCACTCGCAGGCGGTCAACTCGCCTCCGGCGAAGTTCGTGCGCGACTCCGTCGGGCGGATCGGCAACGCGATCGACTCGATCGTGTCGCTCGGCTCCGTGCTCTCGGGGACCCATCTCGAACGCAGCGTCGTCGGACCGTGGACGCTCGCCGGTGGCGGGTCGACCATCACCGACTCGGTCGTGTTCGATCACGTCCAGGTGGGTCAAGGAGCCCGCGTGCATCGTGCGATCCTCGACAAGAACGTGGTGCTGGCCGACGGGGCGACGGTGGGCGTGGATCGGG
- the glgA gene encoding glycogen synthase has product MRVEMITKEYPPAVYGGAGVHVAELVAALREHVDVRVRAFGEPREEAGTFAYRTPVELADANAALQTLGTDLEIVSAITDADLVHSHTWYANFAGHLASQLHGIPHVLTAHSLEPLRPWKAEQLGGGYAISSGVERLAYENAAAVIAVSAGMREDILRSYPQVDPAKVRVIHNGIDVERWRPVQDEAFLRSIGMDPSRPSVVFVGRITRQKGLPYLLRAAQLLPPEVQLVLCAGAPDTPEIMAEVQEGVRMLQQSRDGVIWIERMLPRDELSAILTAATTFVCPSVYEPLGIVNLEAMACGAAVVGTATGGIPEVVADGRTGRLVPIDQVQDGTGTPVDPDRFVADLAAVLTEVAMDPERARAYGEAGRERARSDFSWASIAETTRALYAELTP; this is encoded by the coding sequence ATGCGAGTCGAAATGATCACGAAGGAGTACCCGCCCGCGGTCTACGGCGGTGCCGGCGTGCACGTCGCGGAACTGGTCGCTGCGCTCCGCGAGCACGTCGATGTGCGGGTGCGTGCGTTCGGCGAGCCGCGCGAAGAAGCGGGTACGTTCGCCTATCGCACGCCTGTCGAGCTCGCTGATGCCAACGCTGCGCTGCAGACGCTGGGGACGGACCTCGAGATCGTGTCAGCGATCACCGACGCCGACCTGGTGCACAGCCATACCTGGTACGCGAACTTCGCCGGTCATCTCGCCTCTCAGCTGCACGGCATCCCGCACGTGCTCACCGCCCACAGCCTCGAGCCCCTGCGCCCGTGGAAGGCCGAACAGCTCGGAGGGGGCTACGCCATCTCCAGCGGCGTCGAACGCCTCGCCTACGAGAACGCCGCCGCCGTGATCGCCGTGAGCGCCGGCATGCGGGAGGACATCCTGCGCAGCTACCCCCAGGTGGATCCCGCGAAAGTGCGCGTGATCCACAACGGCATCGATGTCGAACGCTGGCGGCCGGTGCAGGACGAGGCGTTCCTGCGATCGATCGGGATGGATCCCTCGCGACCGTCCGTCGTCTTCGTCGGGCGCATCACTCGGCAGAAGGGGTTGCCGTATCTGCTCCGGGCCGCGCAGCTGCTCCCGCCTGAGGTCCAGCTCGTGCTGTGCGCCGGGGCCCCGGACACCCCGGAGATCATGGCGGAGGTGCAGGAGGGGGTGCGGATGCTCCAACAGAGTCGCGACGGAGTGATCTGGATCGAGCGGATGCTGCCGCGTGATGAACTCTCCGCGATTCTCACCGCCGCCACGACGTTCGTGTGCCCCTCGGTGTACGAGCCTCTGGGCATCGTGAATCTCGAAGCGATGGCCTGTGGAGCTGCCGTCGTCGGCACCGCGACCGGGGGTATCCCCGAGGTGGTCGCGGATGGGCGCACGGGACGGCTCGTGCCGATCGATCAGGTGCAGGACGGTACCGGCACGCCGGTCGACCCGGACCGCTTCGTCGCCGATCTCGCCGCCGTGCTCACCGAAGTGGCCATGGATCCGGAGCGGGCGCGGGCCTACGGCGAGGCCGGGAGGGAGCGTGCACGCAGCGACTTCAGCTGGGCATCGATCGCGGAGACGACGCGCGCGCTCTACGCGGAGCTGACGCCCTGA
- a CDS encoding ABC transporter ATP-binding protein, with the protein MPSALEFTDVVVRREGRNIIDHVTWEVDDDQRWVILGPNGAGKTTLLQLADTLMHPTSGTVTVLGETLGRTDVFEVRPRIGFASSAMAKRVPRDETVLNTVLTAAYSVLGRWNENYEDIDERRALRVLGDWRLDHLADRTFGTLSDGEQKRVQIARAVMTDPELLLLDEPTASLDLGSREELLALLSGYASSPTTPAMLMVTHHVEEIPVGFTHVMLISEGSVVAAGPIGETLTAETLTEAFGMPIVLSSEDGRYAARAAA; encoded by the coding sequence ATGCCGAGTGCTCTGGAATTCACCGACGTCGTCGTGCGCCGTGAGGGGCGCAACATCATCGATCACGTGACCTGGGAGGTCGACGACGATCAGCGATGGGTGATCCTCGGCCCGAACGGCGCGGGCAAGACGACGCTGCTGCAGCTCGCCGACACGCTTATGCACCCGACGTCGGGAACCGTGACCGTGCTCGGGGAGACCCTGGGACGCACCGACGTGTTCGAGGTGCGTCCGCGCATCGGATTCGCGTCGTCGGCGATGGCCAAGCGTGTCCCTCGTGACGAGACGGTCCTCAACACCGTGCTCACCGCTGCGTACTCGGTGCTCGGCCGCTGGAACGAGAACTACGAGGACATCGACGAGCGTCGTGCCCTCCGCGTTCTCGGCGACTGGCGTCTCGACCACCTGGCCGACCGCACCTTCGGCACTCTCAGCGACGGAGAACAGAAGCGTGTGCAGATCGCGCGTGCGGTGATGACCGACCCGGAGCTGCTGCTGCTCGACGAGCCGACGGCATCCCTCGACCTCGGTTCGCGGGAGGAGCTTCTGGCGCTGCTCAGCGGATACGCGTCGTCCCCGACCACCCCGGCGATGCTCATGGTCACGCACCATGTGGAGGAGATCCCCGTGGGCTTCACGCACGTGATGCTGATCAGTGAGGGTTCCGTCGTCGCGGCGGGCCCCATCGGCGAGACGCTCACGGCCGAGACCCTGACCGAGGCGTTCGGCATGCCCATCGTGCTCAGCAGCGAAGACGGCCGCTACGCCGCCCGCGCAGCTGCGTGA
- a CDS encoding type B 50S ribosomal protein L31 — MKTDIHPDYQAVVFRDLGSGETFLTRSTVTSDKTIELDGVEYPVIDVEISSASHPFYTGKQRIMDSAGRVEKFNQRFKGFGGSSK; from the coding sequence ATGAAGACTGACATTCACCCCGACTACCAGGCAGTCGTGTTCCGCGACCTCGGCTCGGGCGAGACGTTCCTCACCCGTTCGACCGTCACCAGCGACAAGACCATCGAGCTGGACGGCGTGGAGTACCCGGTGATCGACGTCGAGATCTCCTCGGCATCGCACCCGTTCTACACGGGCAAGCAGCGCATCATGGACTCGGCCGGTCGCGTCGAGAAGTTCAACCAGCGCTTCAAGGGCTTCGGCGGCTCGTCCAAGTAA
- a CDS encoding alpha/beta fold hydrolase — MTMSTTVRQLLDLTIEDHTLTVPLVWDDASDPRTIEVFARVVSRAGGESLPYLVFLQGGPGHEAPRPFHSSTAPAWLDGALAHYRVVLLDQRGTGRSTPVGDHDLERGTDAVAEHLTHLRADAIVRDCEAVREHLGATTWSVLGQSFGGFTTLAYLSTDASSLDDVFITGGLSAVGRHPDDVYALCYDKMRDASERYYRRFPEHRDVMRRLVERADAGDIVLPDGEVVSRSRLRSLGSALGTDDGWQTVWSILERDPSSNAFRYDLMHAMPFDGRNPLYFAFHESSYADGHATRWSAERTEPSDFRDDPTLFTGEHIRREWTETVPAFQPWRDVTLALAEHEWPSIYDADAIASSGATGAAAVYVNDVYVPMEFSLETARLLPDVTLWVTSEHEHNGLRSGPVLSRLIDLAHGRRLR, encoded by the coding sequence GTGACCATGAGCACCACCGTCCGCCAGCTGCTCGACCTCACCATCGAGGACCACACCCTCACAGTCCCCCTGGTCTGGGACGACGCCTCCGACCCCCGCACGATCGAGGTGTTCGCCCGCGTGGTCTCCCGCGCCGGCGGGGAATCTCTCCCGTATCTGGTCTTCCTCCAGGGCGGTCCGGGCCATGAGGCGCCGCGTCCGTTCCATTCCTCGACCGCGCCCGCGTGGCTCGACGGCGCACTCGCGCACTATCGGGTGGTGCTCCTCGACCAGCGGGGTACCGGGCGCTCGACCCCGGTCGGAGATCACGACCTGGAGCGCGGTACGGACGCCGTGGCCGAGCACCTCACCCACCTGCGCGCGGATGCGATCGTGCGCGACTGCGAGGCCGTGCGCGAGCACCTGGGTGCCACCACCTGGAGCGTGCTCGGACAGTCGTTCGGCGGCTTCACCACCCTCGCGTATCTCTCCACCGACGCCTCTTCGCTCGACGACGTGTTCATCACCGGCGGCCTCAGCGCCGTCGGGCGCCACCCGGACGACGTGTATGCGCTCTGCTACGACAAGATGCGCGACGCCTCGGAGCGCTACTACCGCCGCTTCCCCGAGCATCGCGACGTGATGCGGCGCCTCGTCGAACGTGCGGATGCCGGAGACATCGTCCTGCCCGACGGAGAAGTCGTCTCACGCTCGCGGCTGCGGTCGCTGGGATCCGCTCTCGGCACCGACGACGGCTGGCAGACGGTGTGGTCGATTCTGGAACGCGACCCGTCCTCCAACGCCTTCCGGTACGACCTGATGCACGCGATGCCCTTCGACGGCCGCAACCCGCTCTACTTCGCCTTCCACGAGTCGAGCTACGCCGACGGACACGCCACGCGGTGGTCGGCTGAACGCACCGAGCCCTCCGACTTCCGCGACGACCCGACGCTGTTCACGGGCGAGCACATCCGTCGCGAGTGGACCGAGACGGTGCCCGCTTTCCAGCCGTGGCGCGATGTCACTCTCGCGCTCGCGGAGCACGAGTGGCCGAGCATCTACGATGCAGACGCGATCGCCTCATCGGGAGCGACGGGCGCCGCCGCGGTCTACGTCAACGACGTCTACGTCCCGATGGAGTTCTCCCTCGAGACGGCACGCCTGCTTCCCGACGTCACGCTGTGGGTGACGAGCGAACACGAGCACAACGGACTCCGCTCCGGGCCGGTACTGTCGCGCCTGATCGACCTGGCCCACGGGCGCCGTCTGCGCTGA
- a CDS encoding DUF262 domain-containing protein, with translation MSTATNVEATAVNTIEWLAADTSTIVVPVYQRQYRWDIGGCERLLSDIRAVAREDDAHRHFLGSILSAQDGASRESDLILIDGQQRITTLMLLVAALHHAIRDSDPVLASSLERVLVRSDEPGRTKLRPHDAWAELYESVVLDRRDDADRESRFDDNYAFFRSQIHVDEVPLIWRGLQRLEHVSITLGARANAQQIFESLNSTGEPLRDHELIHNYILMGLSHAEQVDVEARFWVPIEHHTGEAIGAFWRHYLVLVTGREVAANGEHGVYSAFRQSFPRVDVAHLQADAEEWRHHAEIYGVLLDPTREPDPEIARQLRQVTTFGRASAPLVMSAYSDHLRGLIDRAELIETLEWLQALYLRRALVNLPSERLIARLCRARRDGRDALARAFARITPSDERVSAVLKYSELPHPAYVLGRVEGVDDLDAYDIEHIVPTVPGDAWSGDGERPWSEYTEDEQNSHRALAPTLGNLTLLEQPLAERVFGASFPIKRVEAYARSSVPATRDLAEIPSWGTAAITQRTVALTSELIRIWARPALPEIDDDGLTPILDAVRRRGWPTGWEREFDYVEYRGERWEVPDVKYLFNRVFRRAWTDTREAALAYCAAHGGPIYRDMAWKGQWDQLDEGHFLYMGWDSNYMMTAVQGVLEESGIASEVFVKYSYIGNVM, from the coding sequence ATGAGCACCGCGACCAACGTCGAGGCGACAGCAGTCAACACGATCGAATGGCTCGCGGCGGACACGTCCACGATCGTGGTGCCGGTGTACCAGCGCCAGTACCGGTGGGACATCGGCGGCTGCGAACGGCTCCTCTCCGACATCCGTGCCGTCGCGCGCGAAGACGACGCACACCGCCACTTCCTGGGGTCGATCCTCTCCGCGCAGGACGGTGCTTCGAGGGAGTCCGACCTCATCCTCATCGACGGACAGCAGCGCATCACGACGCTCATGCTTCTCGTGGCGGCCCTGCACCATGCCATCCGCGACTCCGACCCCGTGCTGGCGTCGTCGCTCGAACGCGTCCTGGTCCGCTCCGATGAACCAGGACGCACGAAGCTGCGCCCCCACGACGCCTGGGCCGAGCTCTACGAATCCGTCGTGCTCGACCGTCGCGACGACGCGGATCGCGAGTCGCGCTTCGACGACAACTACGCGTTCTTCCGCAGCCAGATCCACGTGGATGAGGTCCCCCTGATCTGGCGCGGGCTGCAGCGGCTCGAGCACGTGTCGATCACTCTCGGCGCCCGAGCGAACGCGCAGCAGATCTTCGAGAGCCTGAACTCGACCGGCGAGCCTCTGCGCGATCACGAGCTCATCCACAACTACATCCTGATGGGCCTCAGCCACGCGGAGCAGGTCGACGTCGAAGCCCGCTTCTGGGTGCCGATCGAGCACCACACGGGAGAGGCGATCGGAGCGTTCTGGCGGCACTACCTCGTCCTCGTGACGGGGCGTGAGGTCGCAGCGAACGGCGAGCACGGCGTGTACAGCGCCTTCCGGCAGTCCTTCCCCCGCGTCGACGTCGCGCATCTCCAGGCCGACGCCGAGGAGTGGCGACACCATGCAGAGATCTACGGCGTCCTGCTCGACCCGACGCGCGAGCCGGATCCGGAGATCGCGCGGCAGCTGCGCCAGGTCACGACCTTCGGCCGCGCCTCCGCCCCGTTGGTGATGAGCGCCTACAGCGACCACCTCCGCGGTCTCATCGACCGCGCCGAACTCATCGAGACCCTGGAGTGGCTTCAGGCGCTGTATCTCCGTCGGGCACTGGTCAACCTGCCGTCCGAGCGTCTCATCGCGCGCCTCTGCCGCGCGCGCCGCGACGGCCGTGACGCGCTCGCACGCGCGTTCGCCCGCATCACTCCGTCGGACGAGCGAGTGAGCGCAGTTCTGAAGTACAGCGAACTCCCCCACCCCGCCTACGTCCTGGGGCGTGTGGAAGGCGTCGACGACCTCGACGCGTACGACATCGAGCACATCGTGCCGACCGTTCCGGGAGACGCCTGGTCCGGCGACGGTGAGCGCCCGTGGAGCGAATACACCGAGGATGAGCAGAACAGCCACCGGGCGCTCGCGCCGACCCTCGGCAATCTGACTCTTCTCGAGCAGCCGTTGGCGGAACGGGTGTTCGGTGCTTCCTTCCCGATCAAGCGTGTCGAGGCCTACGCCCGAAGCTCCGTGCCTGCGACGCGTGACCTCGCTGAGATCCCCTCCTGGGGCACGGCGGCCATCACCCAGCGCACCGTCGCCCTCACCTCCGAGCTGATCCGCATCTGGGCGCGCCCCGCCCTCCCGGAGATCGACGACGACGGACTCACACCGATCCTGGACGCCGTGCGGCGTCGCGGATGGCCCACCGGATGGGAGCGCGAGTTCGACTATGTCGAGTACCGCGGTGAGCGCTGGGAGGTCCCCGACGTCAAGTACCTGTTCAACCGGGTCTTCCGTCGCGCCTGGACCGACACGAGGGAGGCAGCCCTGGCTTATTGCGCGGCACACGGCGGACCGATCTACCGGGACATGGCGTGGAAGGGCCAGTGGGACCAGCTCGACGAGGGCCACTTCCTCTACATGGGCTGGGATTCCAATTACATGATGACCGCTGTGCAGGGCGTGCTCGAGGAGTCGGGCATCGCCTCAGAGGTCTTCGTCAAGTACTCCTACATCGGGAACGTGATGTGA
- a CDS encoding DUF3145 domain-containing protein, with the protein MATAYARGVVFIHSAPRALCPHLEWAVGRAIGRAVNFDWTEQPVLNGARRAEFYWDGPVGTGAALATSIRGWEHLRFEVTEDPTPRSDGGRWLHTPDLGIHYAQTDAAGNIVIGEDRIRYAMEIAAGSAVELQRELDIALGSAWDEELEPFRHASDDARVVWLHKVG; encoded by the coding sequence ATGGCGACGGCTTACGCACGCGGAGTGGTGTTCATCCACTCTGCGCCTCGCGCGCTCTGCCCGCACCTCGAATGGGCGGTGGGTCGCGCTATCGGGCGTGCAGTGAACTTCGATTGGACCGAGCAGCCCGTGCTGAACGGCGCGCGACGAGCCGAGTTCTACTGGGACGGTCCGGTCGGCACCGGAGCTGCCCTCGCCACCTCGATCCGCGGCTGGGAGCACCTCCGCTTCGAGGTCACCGAGGACCCGACACCGCGCAGCGACGGCGGACGCTGGTTGCACACGCCCGACCTCGGCATCCACTACGCACAGACCGATGCGGCCGGGAACATCGTCATCGGTGAAGACCGGATCCGCTACGCGATGGAGATCGCCGCGGGCAGCGCGGTGGAACTGCAGCGCGAACTCGACATCGCCCTCGGGTCCGCGTGGGACGAGGAGCTCGAGCCCTTCAGACACGCCAGCGACGACGCCAGGGTCGTCTGGCTTCACAAGGTCGGGTAA
- the yczR gene encoding MocR-like transcription factor YczR, translating to MGSRLVEQLGAHNVAGAAASVLADRIRALVLDGRLTVGERLPSERALARELRRSRSTITRAYGLLEDDGYVIRLHGGSTRVALPHDHAAPGLDADDTAIDLSIASMDSTPGLYDATVRSLPRLAALRGTSGYSLQGLPELRDAVAQRFRERGAPTSAEEIIITSGALNAVNLILTAIGRRGERALVEQPTFPHALEALHRHGYRLVPTPVDVEGWDTRHLNETLLNARPHVAYLIPDFHNPTGATLPDEDRQRIVTTSRNVGTHLIVDETTTELDIDRGWSPTPMSASGPNVITVGSMSKIAWGGMRIGWIRAERSVVARLLAVRPSFELGTALLEQCIAIELLTEMPALTSHVGRRLRAGRAAVEAGVAGIAGWHMPRTPGGLSAWVDIGGPLSTALSLAARERQLILPPGPRFTTGGVLERRLRLPITLPPDRTAEAMTRLALAWEDVRKGTAARADELEHAAVI from the coding sequence ATGGGATCACGACTCGTCGAACAGCTCGGGGCGCACAACGTGGCCGGTGCCGCCGCGAGCGTGCTGGCCGATCGCATCCGCGCCTTGGTCCTCGACGGCCGGTTGACCGTCGGCGAACGCCTGCCCAGCGAACGCGCCCTCGCGCGGGAGCTGCGTCGGTCTCGCTCGACCATCACCCGCGCCTACGGCCTGCTGGAGGATGACGGCTACGTCATCCGGCTGCACGGGGGCAGCACGCGCGTCGCCCTCCCCCACGATCACGCAGCCCCCGGCCTCGACGCTGACGACACGGCCATCGACCTCTCCATCGCCTCCATGGACTCCACCCCCGGGCTGTACGACGCCACCGTGCGGTCGCTCCCGCGGCTGGCCGCACTGCGCGGCACGAGCGGGTACTCGCTGCAAGGACTGCCGGAACTCCGAGACGCGGTCGCGCAGCGGTTCCGTGAGCGCGGAGCCCCGACATCGGCGGAGGAGATCATCATCACCTCCGGGGCGCTCAACGCGGTCAACCTGATCCTCACGGCGATCGGCCGACGGGGCGAGAGAGCGCTCGTCGAGCAACCGACCTTCCCCCACGCGCTCGAGGCTCTGCACCGCCACGGGTACCGACTGGTCCCCACCCCGGTCGACGTGGAGGGGTGGGATACACGGCACCTCAACGAGACGCTGCTCAACGCGCGTCCTCACGTCGCCTATCTGATCCCCGACTTCCACAACCCGACCGGGGCCACCCTGCCGGACGAGGACCGCCAGCGGATCGTGACGACCTCGCGCAACGTGGGCACGCATCTGATCGTCGACGAGACGACCACGGAGTTGGACATCGACCGAGGGTGGTCGCCCACGCCGATGTCCGCCAGCGGACCCAACGTCATCACCGTCGGATCGATGTCCAAGATCGCCTGGGGAGGAATGCGGATCGGGTGGATCCGTGCCGAACGCTCCGTCGTCGCGCGGCTGCTCGCGGTACGGCCTTCCTTCGAGCTCGGTACCGCACTGCTGGAGCAGTGCATCGCGATCGAGCTGCTCACGGAGATGCCCGCCCTCACCTCGCACGTGGGCCGACGTCTGCGCGCAGGACGCGCTGCCGTCGAAGCCGGCGTCGCCGGGATCGCCGGCTGGCACATGCCTCGCACACCGGGTGGGCTCTCGGCCTGGGTCGACATCGGCGGCCCGCTCTCCACTGCGCTGTCACTGGCCGCGCGTGAACGGCAGCTCATCCTGCCGCCGGGCCCACGTTTCACCACCGGTGGCGTCCTGGAACGACGGTTGCGTCTGCCCATCACCCTGCCGCCCGACCGCACCGCGGAGGCGATGACGCGGTTGGCCCTGGCCTGGGAAGACGTGCGCAAGGGCACCGCAGCCCGTGCCGACGAACTCGAGCACGCCGCCGTGATCTGA
- the yczE gene encoding membrane protein YczE, with protein MLLRAVLLPIQASSRRDLVERLVQLVFGLFLYGVALGFMVRGGIGVAPWDVLALGLAGQTGVGYGAMTVIVSVVVLLLWIPLRQRVGLGTVLNALLVGPSADLALLLIPQPPSVWIGAPMFVFGLVLLAFATGLYIAADFGPGPRDGLMTGLVRRTGWAVWVVRTLIEGSVLVIGFILGGPVGVGTVLFAFGVGPLIGVFLPYLTRWREARSRRLGTLRAA; from the coding sequence ATGCTCCTCCGTGCCGTGCTGCTCCCCATCCAGGCGTCCTCCCGCAGGGACCTCGTCGAGCGTCTCGTACAGCTCGTGTTCGGCCTGTTCCTCTACGGCGTCGCGCTCGGGTTCATGGTGCGCGGCGGCATCGGGGTGGCGCCGTGGGACGTCCTAGCGCTCGGACTGGCCGGCCAGACGGGTGTCGGCTACGGCGCCATGACCGTGATCGTCTCGGTCGTCGTCCTGTTGCTGTGGATCCCGCTGCGTCAGCGTGTGGGCCTCGGAACCGTGTTGAACGCGCTTCTGGTCGGGCCCAGCGCTGATCTCGCGCTGCTCCTGATCCCGCAGCCTCCCTCCGTCTGGATCGGGGCTCCGATGTTCGTCTTCGGGCTGGTGCTGTTGGCCTTCGCGACCGGCCTCTACATCGCCGCGGACTTCGGTCCCGGTCCGCGGGATGGGCTGATGACCGGTCTGGTTCGGCGCACCGGATGGGCCGTCTGGGTGGTGCGCACCCTGATCGAGGGCAGCGTCCTGGTGATCGGCTTCATCCTCGGAGGCCCTGTGGGCGTCGGTACGGTGCTTTTCGCGTTCGGGGTCGGCCCGCTGATCGGGGTGTTCCTCCCGTATCTCACCCGATGGCGTGAGGCTCGTTCGCGGCGACTCGGAACACTGCGCGCAGCCTGA
- a CDS encoding beta-ketoacyl-[acyl-carrier-protein] synthase family protein — MTKRIVVTGIGATSAIGGTAPENWTNLLAGMSGTRTLEHDWVQQYELPVTFAAEAIVRPEEVLPRHEAKRLDPSSQFALIAAREAWADAGTPEVAPERLGIDFATGIGGLWTLLDAWDTLREKGPRRVMPLTVPMLMPNAAAGNLSLQFEARAYAQTVVSACASSTESIIHAYHHLQDGLADVVIAGGTESAIHPITMASFASAQALSRRNDDPAHASRPGAIDRDGFVMGEGAAALILETEEHAKARGAKIYGYVLGGGVTADAYHITGNDPEGNGAARAVTQALEEAGITADQVTHINAHATSTPVGDPNEYVALKKVFGDRIDEIPVSATKASTGHLLGGTGALEAIFSILALRDRVAPPTINMTEPDPAVPFRLSGAPTALGDGPQIAISNSFGFGGHNAVLVVASAD; from the coding sequence ATGACCAAGCGCATCGTCGTCACCGGCATCGGCGCCACCTCCGCCATCGGCGGAACGGCCCCGGAGAACTGGACGAACCTGCTGGCCGGCATGTCCGGCACCCGCACGCTCGAACACGACTGGGTCCAGCAGTACGAGCTGCCCGTCACCTTCGCCGCCGAGGCGATCGTCCGCCCGGAAGAGGTTCTCCCCCGCCATGAGGCGAAGCGCCTCGACCCGTCCTCGCAGTTCGCCCTGATCGCAGCACGCGAGGCGTGGGCGGATGCGGGCACCCCCGAGGTCGCCCCCGAGCGCCTCGGTATCGACTTCGCCACCGGCATCGGCGGACTCTGGACTCTCCTCGACGCCTGGGACACGCTGCGCGAGAAGGGCCCCCGTCGGGTCATGCCGCTCACGGTCCCGATGCTCATGCCCAATGCGGCCGCCGGCAACCTCTCCCTGCAGTTCGAGGCCCGCGCCTACGCGCAGACCGTCGTCAGCGCGTGCGCCTCGAGCACCGAATCGATCATCCACGCATACCACCATCTGCAGGACGGCCTCGCCGACGTCGTGATCGCCGGCGGTACCGAATCCGCGATCCACCCGATCACGATGGCTTCCTTCGCTTCGGCGCAGGCGCTGTCGCGTCGGAACGACGACCCGGCCCACGCTTCCCGCCCCGGCGCGATCGACCGTGACGGCTTCGTCATGGGCGAGGGCGCCGCCGCGCTGATCCTCGAGACCGAAGAGCACGCCAAGGCTCGCGGCGCCAAGATCTACGGCTACGTTCTGGGCGGCGGAGTCACCGCCGACGCGTACCACATCACCGGCAACGATCCCGAGGGCAACGGCGCGGCCCGTGCCGTCACGCAGGCGCTCGAAGAGGCCGGCATCACCGCTGATCAGGTCACGCACATCAACGCGCACGCGACGTCCACTCCGGTCGGCGACCCCAACGAGTACGTCGCGCTCAAGAAGGTCTTCGGAGACCGGATCGATGAGATCCCCGTCTCCGCCACGAAGGCCTCCACGGGACACCTGCTCGGCGGCACCGGCGCACTGGAGGCCATCTTCTCGATCCTCGCGCTCCGTGACCGTGTCGCACCCCCGACGATCAACATGACCGAGCCGGACCCCGCCGTGCCGTTCCGCCTCTCGGGCGCACCCACGGCGCTCGGCGACGGTCCGCAGATCGCCATCAGCAACTCGTTCGGCTTCGGCGGACACAACGCGGTCCTCGTGGTCGCCAGCGCCGACTGA